The Rhodococcus sp. ABRD24 genome contains the following window.
ATCTCAAGTAGATCAAATAGATCGCGATCCGTCCGGAAAACTGGATAGTAAAAACTTGGACAAAACGGAGGTTTCCACTAAATCGTCGACGAGAACCAGTCCAGCGCAATAAATTTCCCGCCCGTCAAGCAACCACACCGAGCAGGCCACCTCCACGGGAATCCATTCCGCACGAGAATGGAAAGCATGATCTCCCCGAAAGCTGGACACTCGAGATTCGTACTACAAGAACCGCGCAGGCGTTCGGATCCACGATCCTTTTCCTAAGCCTCAGTATTGATTCGCGCAACCAGAAGCTCTGGATGATGCGCTCAACCGCGCCAGATTCAATCGGGGAAATAATCAAGCGCCGCGGCGCGCTCGACTCGGCTGCAGTGGAATCACATTCGATGGGCGGGGTTCTTCCGGTTCCGGAATCCACACACCGTTCGCCTCACGGATTTGACCAGCCGGTTGCAGCCCTCGGTGCGGGCGTTGATGATCCCGATGAGGACAAGCACATAGATCTCCGGCCACCGCAGTTCGGCA
Protein-coding sequences here:
- a CDS encoding transposase; its protein translation is MDVVVDRSGQRGLAPVVAPAAHLPRRCSDSRISELPTMAKAAELRWPEIYVLVLIGIINARTEGCNRLVKSVRRTVCGFRNRKNPAHRM